Proteins encoded by one window of Rubrobacter naiadicus:
- a CDS encoding CobW family GTP-binding protein encodes MAIPVTVVTGFLGSGKTTLLSRVLREPELENTAVIVNEFGEVGLDHHLLRPVAERTLLLGSGCVCCSEREDLVAALGELLDLYQRGEIPALDRVVIETTGLADPAPILHTVFSHPVLSHHFTVDLVITTVDAVNGAMQLSGSPEATKQVAAADEIVITKTDLAGPGAKEELEARIGAINPSVRIVEASFGEVDVRELLSPVVRVGERDLPRLQEHDTASTHTVSVTFDGPVDWTAFGIWLSMLLHARGESVLRVKGLLDTGGPGPVVLNGVQHVIHPPQHLDRWPDRDHRSRVVFITRDIPEESLLASLGGFSGLLGAAAVPLGNAHPPVEQKG; translated from the coding sequence GTGGCGATCCCGGTGACGGTCGTGACCGGCTTTCTCGGGAGCGGCAAGACCACGCTGCTCTCGCGTGTGCTGCGGGAGCCGGAGCTCGAGAACACCGCCGTCATCGTCAACGAGTTCGGCGAGGTCGGGCTCGACCACCACCTGCTCAGGCCCGTCGCCGAGAGGACGCTCCTTCTGGGGAGCGGGTGCGTCTGCTGCAGCGAGCGCGAGGATCTGGTGGCGGCGCTCGGGGAGCTTCTGGACCTTTACCAGCGGGGTGAGATCCCCGCGCTCGACCGCGTGGTCATAGAGACGACCGGGCTCGCCGACCCCGCTCCCATCCTCCACACCGTCTTCTCCCACCCCGTGCTCTCCCACCACTTCACGGTCGACCTCGTCATAACCACCGTGGACGCGGTGAACGGCGCGATGCAGCTCTCCGGGAGCCCCGAGGCGACGAAGCAGGTCGCCGCGGCGGACGAGATCGTCATCACCAAGACCGACCTCGCCGGTCCGGGGGCGAAGGAGGAGCTCGAGGCGCGCATCGGGGCGATAAACCCCTCGGTGCGCATCGTCGAGGCATCCTTCGGAGAGGTGGACGTGAGGGAGCTCCTCTCCCCCGTGGTGCGGGTGGGGGAGCGGGATCTCCCGCGGCTGCAGGAGCACGACACCGCCTCGACCCACACCGTCTCGGTCACCTTCGACGGGCCGGTGGACTGGACGGCCTTCGGGATCTGGCTGTCGATGCTCCTGCACGCCCGCGGCGAGAGCGTGCTGCGGGTCAAGGGGCTCCTGGACACGGGGGGGCCGGGGCCCGTCGTCCTGAACGGCGTCCAGCACGTCATCCACCCGCCGCAGCACCTCGACCGCTGGCCGGATAGGGACCACCGCTCGCGCGTCGTCTTCATCACCCGCGACATACCGGAGGAGAGCCTCCTCGCCTCGCTCGGGGGTTTCTCCGGGCTGCTCGGCGCTGCGGCGGTGCCGCTCGGTAACGCCCATCCGCCGGTGGAGCAGAAAGGATGA